The genomic stretch CCTTCATCACACCAACAAATGGGTCTTTATATCCAAAGTCAGTGGTGAGCGTTATCAGCATATAATGCCTCTTATAAGCTCTTTTATGTGTTTTATCCCATTTTCCCTCATATAGGATTCAATGCCATCTATGATTTCGATTACAGATGCAGGGTTTCTGAAATTAGAAGTGCCCACTGCCACCCCAGTTGCACCTGCAAGGATAAACTCTATCGCATCACTTGCATTCATTATTCCACCCATGCCTATAATGGGGATTTTCACTGCACTTGCCACTTCCCAGACCATTCTTAATGCAATGGGCTTGATTGCAGGACCAGAAAGCCCGCCTGTCACATTTGAAAGAACAGGCATCCTCGTCTTTATATTTATAGCCATTGCAGGGACAGTGTTTATCAGGGATATGGCATCTGCACCTTCTGCCTCAGACAGCCTTGCAAACTCCCTGATATCAGATACCTTTGGCGAAAGCTTGACTATGAGTGTGCCTTTAAATGCCTTTCTGACTTTCCTTGTAAGCCTTCCCAATGCCTTCTGAGAAGTTCCAAACTCTATGCCTCCTGATTTTACATTTGGGCATGATACATTAAGCTCTATAGCACTTAGCCCCGATGCCTCAAGTTCGGTTGAAAGCCTCACATACTCATCTATTGTCCTGCCTAATATGTTTACAATCAGGCATGTATCGAATCCCTTTATGAAAGGAAGTTTCTCGTTAATGAACTTTTTAAGTCCAATATTCTGAAGCCCTATTGCATTGAGCATTCCGCATGGGGTCTCGGATATTCGTGGTGGAGGATTGCCTTCCATTGGCTTTAAGGATATGCCCTTTACGACTAATGCACCCAATCTCGATAGGTCAACGAACTCTGAATACTCCTCTCCGTATCCAAATGTTCCCGATGCAGTCATCACAGGGTTTTTGAGGGTAAGTTTGCCTATGGTTACTTCTGTATTCACCATGCAATATCCTGGATTGGAAATACAGTGCCCTCCTTACACACCCTTTTGTAGCCGTTTTTTGTTTTTACAGCACATCCAAGACAGGCTCCAAGCCCGCATGCCATTGTCTCCTCCAAAGAGATATATCCTTTTAGCCCTTTCTTTAATGTAAACTGAGCAAGTTTCCTTAACATCTCTTTTGGTCCACATGAGTAAAGGAGATAATCCCTGTCATAGGCAATGTCATTAAGAGCCTCCAGCACAGTAGCCTTTTTCCCATACGAGCCGTCATCAGTGCAAACCGTAAGCCCTGATACCAAGCCCAATAGGTCATCGAGCATACAGAGCTCTGATTTCGTCTTTGCCCCATAGATGACAACCGATTTATCCTTGAGGCAATGTATCAGTGAGAAAAGGGATGCAATGCCTATACCACCTGCAACTATGAGTGGAGTATATTTTTTTGGAGGCATTGGATAGGAATTCCCTAATGGACCAATCACATCTAAGACACAGCCTGAATTTATCCTGCTCATAATAGCCGTGCCTTTGCCCCTTACCCTATAAAGTATCTGGATACGGTTTTCCGAGAACCTGAAAACAGAAAACGGTCTTTTCATCAAAGGGTCGTATAAAGTGCTAACACCGAGCATGTAGAACTGTCCTCCTGCAGGCATCATTATGTTTTCCACAAGCGGGCTAAGGGTAAGAAGAAAGTGGTTTTTATTAAGCTCTATGTTGTCTTTGACTTCTGCCTTGAAATGTCTAAAGATATTGCTCCCTTTG from Nitrospirota bacterium encodes the following:
- a CDS encoding dihydroorotate dehydrogenase — its product is MVNTEVTIGKLTLKNPVMTASGTFGYGEEYSEFVDLSRLGALVVKGISLKPMEGNPPPRISETPCGMLNAIGLQNIGLKKFINEKLPFIKGFDTCLIVNILGRTIDEYVRLSTELEASGLSAIELNVSCPNVKSGGIEFGTSQKALGRLTRKVRKAFKGTLIVKLSPKVSDIREFARLSEAEGADAISLINTVPAMAINIKTRMPVLSNVTGGLSGPAIKPIALRMVWEVASAVKIPIIGMGGIMNASDAIEFILAGATGVAVGTSNFRNPASVIEIIDGIESYMRENGIKHIKELIRGIIC
- a CDS encoding dihydroorotate dehydrogenase electron transfer subunit, whose amino-acid sequence is MKDNIKGSNIFRHFKAEVKDNIELNKNHFLLTLSPLVENIMMPAGGQFYMLGVSTLYDPLMKRPFSVFRFSENRIQILYRVRGKGTAIMSRINSGCVLDVIGPLGNSYPMPPKKYTPLIVAGGIGIASLFSLIHCLKDKSVVIYGAKTKSELCMLDDLLGLVSGLTVCTDDGSYGKKATVLEALNDIAYDRDYLLYSCGPKEMLRKLAQFTLKKGLKGYISLEETMACGLGACLGCAVKTKNGYKRVCKEGTVFPIQDIAW